Part of the Procambarus clarkii isolate CNS0578487 chromosome 20, FALCON_Pclarkii_2.0, whole genome shotgun sequence genome, TTGACAAAAAAAAGCATTGACTTGGCATGCATCCGAGGCAGTCTTCTctgccccagctgtcaggcaggagtggccacaaagatataattacttaattatttcagtgtctcTTGGTtgatttttcttcatatttttttgctgtaatattattcaatagtgtgtagtaagatatatttatataataaaatgtgtgaatcatcgctgtactaaaAATTttggtgtgcatattattgattcaattattgtgttcacaaaacaataaacaaatactttgtcggttattacactatatacacaggatatatataagtatctgcatgttttgcagATAAGTTGATATTGTaccactaagttgatattgcGAGTCAAAAAGCGACGAGGTGTGGCCACCACATCTGCCAGTCAAcctctcgctgccactccctccctcaatgactcctcactcacccacatcctcctcctcccaccatacggtttttgcttttattcactatatacagacattatatatacaccaaatggtgtatatataatgtctgtatctacatgttctgttcaccataactgttcatctaagctggtatagtgctcaacgagcatagtggccacccctacccggcatgacaaatcatgcagatgttgccacctccctcacaaaaatggcttctcccaacactccttttgctgttattacactatatacacatgttatataaaagtatctacattcgtgttcaccataatgaaccactaagttggtatgctgagtggcagccagtggcagcccgccacaagctgtcactccctccctccctcacctcacctgactcgccaacattctcctcccaccatactgtttttggtttcattcactatatacagacataagtatctgcatgtttcattcaccatagcgaacaactaagctggtatagtgagtccagacagtaaaaggtgatcACACAGATTCAGCAGACAACACTACCTCCCTCCTCACCATGATTACTCCTCCTACTACAATGCTAAttctcacaacaatcctgctattatcagtatcctggtcatttttatcacagtcgggggtcttctgtaatactatcatcgctaaataatagcatttacatttatattttgacatttttaggcaatgctgtggtcacaagctgaatagcagtgctgtgagctcaggctgcgtgcgccagccttggtgactcactcagtactgaggccctcacacctgGGGATGtgtcccacgatttaaaaaaaaatggtgtctgtttacaagagctctgatgaaggtgaggtgaaccccgtgtatccgcgggccgtttaaatcttgcgtagtacttcaACACGTCACATGATGTGTTGTGCAATTTTGTGTCAGTTActaaacacatcatatgacgtgttgtgcggtttaagggttaagatgATTAGCATTTCACTCAGTACTCTTTATTTCCTAGTTAAAAATGCAATGTAAAGAGTATTATAAGAAAAATAGCAGCATGAATtatgattacgggctattcatacccgtgccacctcttgggtggcttaatcttgatTAATCAATGAATTATGAGATCATTGCCACCTAACTAGAACCAGACTTGCATGTCTTCCTCAATTGATGGGgcatccacacccacccaccactaaAACTTCTTAAGCAAGAGAGTCAGGTACCTCCTGTTTCAACTTTTCTGTATTTTGTAGTCAGCAAGTTTACATTAATTGAATTCCCCCTTCAGGAGCTAGTTGTGGCTATAAAGATTACTTTGCTGTATGTCTTAAAAATGTAaaactaacagataatattacttAATTAATAGCCCTTGAAATAGCATACTTTGCTTCGTGATTCCCGGTAACCTAGCCTAGGACACCACCTGTTTGAGAGCTGTTTTGCTGTTTATTCATTTGTGCCAGCATGATTTAGACAAAATTTAGATAGTATTTGTATAAATGTGATTGTGAGTTTGGAGGCAATTATATGCTGAGGACTCAGATGGGGGCAAATATATTTTCCCACCTAGTTGATGATTGTGCAGAATCTTAGAGAAACTCAGAACACCAGGTTACCATGACACCCAGGAAGAATGCTGCCTGTGGGAACCAATCAGTGTTGTACAGGGATGTGACATCTTTGTGAGATGGCCCAGATATTGGCCAAGATGCTCACTCATGTCCAAGATTTCAAAGGGACAACATCTTTCAACTGGCACTGCCCCTGTTGGCCTTGCTTCGTTTATTTGGTGTTGTGTCAGTAGGGCCAACCTGAGAATAATAATATTGATGATGAtaatacacagaaaatcacactaacgtgatatatatatcaatgagaaaatccacttagGCTGTGAGGCGTTGTGAACCTgcgaccaaggcattgccagccgcatactctaccactgtaccacagtggcttataaataagtaatacaaccggatttctactgaaatcacaggaaaTCTGGAGGCTcctcctgaagccagtccaagttttacgtGAAACCACCCAGGCACTTGGGTGAAGGTTAAGGATTGaactactgtctccactcgatcatccggactactgtatatgggaaggacccccagccggattagcacgtttttcggataatggtactttttcacctacgagtccaaaactaaccatttcaactatttttatactacaaataacataatttgaattgacatgccacatataattataaaatattcaactagaaacctcaacttacctttttGTTGTTCGTCTTGATTGatgacacatcttgaagttaaaaattcttgacaatttacaTAACTTatagtaacacaacactaaaattaacacttaaaattactgtacagttcattaggcAAAGTTAGTTCTCACTGTCTGCTGaggatgcctcactggttgaaggcacttgggttgcgtgtgccgcctcacttgttgaaggcgcttgggttgcgcgtgccgcctcacttgttgaaggcgcttgggttgcgcgtgccgcctcacttgttggaggcgcttgggttgcgcgtgccgcctcacttgttgaaggcgcttggtttgattttcgtaccatatatgaatcaagtgttgcttgcctcctgtgttcactggccagttgtatgatcagctctttTGTTCGCCTAAGGTACGGATACatgtttccaacctctggatgagCACAATTTGATGAAAAATTTATTAATCCGTCAACATACGTCATGAGTACACTGTATTTCGTGGTCATTGGTGTTGGTTCTTCATCCTCTTCGTCCACCTCACCAGTAACAGACTGTAGAATGTCgtcttcactcatcacaccatatcctgGATCATTGGCATCTTGTTCAAAccaatcaaccacatcctgtctttctaagtttttgccggcatttctaaacattccatggatttcatctgtaaatccttcaaaatccatttcttcATCCTCCTCATTTCTGACCGTAGACGTGAGGAGTTTTTTCCAGGAATTTTTCAAAATCGATTCTTTTAATTCACTCCACACCTTGGCCCAGTTATAGATGGCTTCCTTGATTGTATAGTTCTTCAAATTCTGAAGGTTTTTTTTAGCCCTGTTATCCACACCGAGTTCAATATCTTCCGGAAGAGGCAAAACCACCAAAACTTTGTTTAGCATTTTTTTGGTGTACAACCTCTTCGTAGCACAGATAACTCCCTGATCCATAGGCTGAatgagagaggttgtgttaggaggAAGTGCCATACACGTTATCTTGCCATCATGTGAGGTTAACGTGTCAATTCTGGGGTGGGCAGGCGCATTATCAAGCAACAGTAAAGCCCGAACTTCGCTTGGCCTTATTTTGAGTTTCTTAATTTGATAGGCACGAACTTCCCTGCAGAACACGTCATGAAACCAGGAAAGAAAGATCTCCTGTGTAAACCATGCATTTTTTGAGTTATAATATTTCACTGGCAGTCTGTCCATGCAATGTAgcaaggctcttggtttcttagatttgccaacaattgcacacGTGATTCTGTCTGTGCCGTCGGCATTCGCACACATCATGGCTGAGAGCCTGTCCTTGCAAACCTTACgtcctggcacacaaccctcactcctcattgctagagtttttttctggtaaactcctccaatacaacccagtttcatttgcattataaatttgatacgAATAAATATTATTTGCCACAATATATTCTCATAGTTTAtgtttaaatggttctacactgctttcatctgcactcagtttttcaccgacaattttcctcttcacaatattgtgcctacccttgaaccttgcaacccacccttcactcGCTTCGAAATTCTTTATTCCAAGGCTTTCAGCAAATctgcttgcagcattttgtatttctgggccgcgaattgtcacgccagctgtgcggtgctgagcaaaccacttgtacacagcctcatccaactgcacatgcgtcgaagttttcatagtttttctaccacaacctctgctagtgcttgcaccttcactttcacaggttgaaatgaattgcataagtttctctttttgtttccttatatcagaaacagtactagtgcctatattaaattccttggcaacacttgaggtcgaccggccatgttcacaaagttgtataacacgtagcttgtccttaagtgttaggacaaccttcttcctcttaccacctccagaacgattcatgctgctaccagacatagtcttggccaaaaatgttcaaagttactatgaaaataaaaaagttatttaaaaaaatatttcactaatggcgtggcactgtggtgtaacacgaggttagagagcacatggcttgaccaggcctggatgggtccagtcggggcagggaggaggcacgttacgtaggccgccaggaggaaaaaaaaatatatatttttgaaggaaacttcagcctgtgcaaattgtttttaggaaacttgtatggaattttttattacataattttttttttttttttttttgagatatatacaagagttgttacattcttgtacattatTACTAGTATTACTTttgattttggctatgatgaattgttctaaaattgatagtaattactgtactgtagtgtataggccactccccatccccccaggtggtccctcccaacgctcccctctctcccgacaccacccacccaccccacccccacctacaccatgcgcctcgagtctcgggcagacgggattaataccgtatggcccgcctcatgttttcatatacggacaaaggcacgattatccaggcgactgaccggatagtgtaatttctgcagaaaatTAACCGGGCCCCAACATTTTATCCGACTAAACctgctttaatccggtccctgtggctattttggccggatattgtgataactttatccgatcgcgattttggccgtataagggcgttttccggatgtttgaatcccggataatcgcggggttacagtacttTACCCCTCACCCGAGTGAAGTGTAAAGTAGTTCAACAAGCAAGAATCATTGTGAAACATTTTCACAATGATTCTTTTATTTACACCAAATGAATAAAAGCATTTACCCTGAAATACACATTTAATCTTATGAATGGAAAACTtgactatactgtatataataaatcaaGGCCACGGTATTGTATGTACTTAATATGACAAAGTGATCACTAATTATTCCTTGTAATACCGATCTTTGGACAGCTTTGGCTAGGTGGCCTtgatttattatacatattcaagTTTTCCATTCATAAGATTAAATGTGTATTTCAGGATAAATGCTTTTATTCATTTGGTGTAAATAAAATAATCACTGAAAATGTTTAGTTACAATATATTGTATTACAATTATCAACCACATTAACTTTAtaaataacatttcattcacctgggcactaGAAGTCTCAAACCATCAACCTTCCTCGAGTGTAGATGTTGCAAGTTCCGTTTAGTATGTAAGTGAACAATAAAGAACTAAAGGTAAAAATTAAATCTGTCGTATAAAATATGTATGTGGCGTATACTGTATGAGCTCGAATATTCGGATCCTGGATAACCAGGTCATCCGGACAAAATCGTATCTGGATTGTTTTATGTCCATATTCAGATGAATATCTATAGAATCTGGATGATCGGAGGTTTGTTCAGATACAAATAGACAGGCAGAGAGTTTACCACATATGCTGGCGTATACGTCTCTCCAAACCCAAGGGTCGACTTGCTGCCGAATATAAAAAGTGAACCTTAACCActgaaagataaactgtttaagtgAAACGCCCGGCCTAACACTCTTTGTAAACCACCACAAGGGATGGAGGGAGTCAGGCAGGTTCAGGCAAGCAAGCAGGGAGGctggagtggtggtgggtgtcaggaggggggtgtaggtgtggtgggtgtcaggaatgGATGTAGGTGTCAGGAGTGGgaatgagtgtactcacctaattgtgcttgcgggggttgagctttggctctttggtcccgcctctcaactgtcaatcaactgatgtacagattcctgagcctactgggctctatcatatctacatttgaaactgtgtatggagtcagcctccaccacatcacttcctagtgcattccatttattaactactctgacactgaaaaaattctttctaacgtctctgtggctcatctgggtactaagtttccacctgtgtccccttgttcgtgtcccacccgtgctgaagagtttgcctttgtccaccctgtcaattcccctgagaattttgtagtgtgtggtgagtgtcaggagtgggtgtggttgTCAGGAGTGATTGTGGGTGTAATGAGTGTCAGGAATGAGTGTGATGGGTCTCTGAATGTTGTGTGGGTATCTGTATGTAGGTGTCTacatttattggtgtagtgtgtgctgCCGCTGGGAATGGCATGTATCGAGGAGTGTGTAACAGAGGTGACTCTCACGTTAACCCTAGCAAGGGGTGGGTGGCAGTTGGGGAGGGTGGGGTCTCAGTAGGGTAGGAGGGTCAGAGGTGGTGCAGTTGTTGTTTAATCatacattatttttatttttgccgTGGAGAGCTAGTTACGAACGTTAAATACCCAACATAATATTTgaacagtacagtatttggttggctatttattcatttaaatatatacaagaaAATAAATGGGTTTTAACAGGACTTCAGGCACATATTATGTTATGTCATCATACATCAAGGGTTGACACTTGTGGGGCGAGTTGGGTGTAAAAGAAGGTGTGTGATCATCTGTCAGTCTGTCCAGTGTTGTCTTGTCTGGCAGTCTGTGGCATAGACTTTGTGCAGCTTGACAGCCTGTCTTGCCAGTCAGCATCCTGGCAGTCTGTCTAGTCTGTCACCATCCTAACAGCCTGTCTTCCCAAAAGAGCTGGGAGGGGTAGCATGACATGGGTAGGGAAGGGTGATGACATGGGttgagtgagtgatgggtggaggggagggcaaaGGTAGGGTGTGGGAGTATGGAGGTATGGGTAGGGAGTGTCACCCACCCGCCtgactgcctgcctatccacccactcacctgccaaccatcaagCACATCTGCCTGCAATCCACCCATCCAGCctgcccactcacccacctgtctGCCTACCTACCAGCCAGGCAGCTAACCACCTACTCAGCCACACACACTAATTATAGTGTGTGTAGAAATTCAAGTTATGTTGGTTGTGGTGCAAAAATATTGTGAATGTTAATTTTGTACTTCCCTGGTAAAAAGTCTGCTAATCCAGACGTCGGTCTTAttcagatgggggggggggggaagtccttcccatatagtctggaTAATCGAGCTCATACAGTATTTATATAAGCACAGACACTCTGAACAGGGACTGGTGTTCAGAGTGGGAACAATGTTTCTGCAGACTCCTGCCCACAGTTCTTAGCaaccgggggccagattcacgaagtagttacacacgcacttacgaacctgtacatctttttctcagtgtttggcggctttgtttacaattattaaacagttaatgatctccgaagcaaagcaccaggaggctgtttataacaataacaacagttaattgggaagtctccatgcttgtaaactgtttaataaatgtaaccaaagacgtcaaacattgaggaaagatatacacatcgtaagtacttgcgtaactgcttcgtgaatctggatccAGGACAATCAAGCAATTACCTGGAACTGCGACATTTCTTGGCGAGTCCCTGGGAGCTTAGTCATAAAAACATCTAATGAAGGACACATGAGTCATTGCCAAATATATAAATGCAAGCTCCTAGAGTCTTGTTTCTACCTCttatgggttattcatgcccgtgccacctcttgggtgactaaaTCTTCATCGAGTCATGTTTAGAACATTGTCAGCAGCACCTTCAGAAAGGATGTAGGTTTCATCTAAgaaattggttttaatacacttacattgGGTATGTAAGACCCAATGTAAGTTATTTTTAACACTTAATATTGGGTCTTAACCTACATCTTCGCTCAAGCACTTTTCTTACCCATGTATATTCCTCTGTTCATGTAtcctatgtatatatacacatctaGTTAATGTAGttattttattatgcaccccatacccatcctgtgggcagtagtggaaagggttagaggcatataatgggctcagggactaaaTCCCAAAATTCACTTAGCTAAACAAGTTATAGTCTTGATGAgcttgttacaaaattcaatgtacattgtcacatcaacaaaggAATAATCCAagtgacttatccaagatatattgttgcctggagtgtgtttGCTGGAATATCGGCCTCCTGTACCgtgcctaacctaatataacctccaGGCAACAATATATGTGGATAAGTCGcaccacaacattgtcgcttgaaTCGTCGCCTTTCTATGGAGTCAACTGCCACTTAGTTTCATCAAATTTCATTATAAAATGATATTTCTGAGTACAAATtgtttttcatgttctacatttaGCACcatcattatagtgagtaaatatatcataattCTTCATTACTTGCATAATACTGTACTAGGAAGCTATGGGTAATTAGTTGGACCGGGTGTATGGTAAACCAGGCGTATGATTTATGGTTGCTATATATGAACCAGGACATCTACActaacatttttatttatatattcaagagtttttacatttttgtaaagccactagcacgcatagcatttcgggcaggtccttaatcctaattttccctggaatacgatccgccaaattgtttaacaacaggTATCCATTTACtgatgggtgaacagaggcatacagttaaggattggcgcataatcaatcctccccggccaggataagaACCCAAGCCAAATCGCTCGCGAGGCGTGGGGTGAGTGTTTTAGTAACCACTGCACCATGGGGGAAGTACAAATGGTCACCATGACCATCCCTTGCAAACACACAATGTAATGGTCCCTATGATTTcctttgttacaacttgtaataaagttgttacatcttgttataacgtattagaacattgttacaacttgctatattggttgttacaattgTTAGGTGTTAAATCTTGTTCGAATATTGAAGCAATGTAGTAGTGATGAGTGaaacacacactctcctcctGTTTGGACATGAGGAGAGAGATTGTCCCTCCTAGAAGAAATAAACGAAGAGAAATGTCTAATGTGATCTTTCTAACCAGGCCCATCTTTTAGCACAACCTTTGTAATGTTgtggggtgtcccagagatggctaatGAGCTCAGATCAGATGTAGCACTAGGGCTCAATATCATTACACCACAAAGATAATTAAGATAATATTGAGAGATCAAAGGTTAATGATAACCTTCAAGAAAAAGTTTTATGAAAAATAAAAAGTTCATGCAAAAGGGTGACAAACATTATGAACAATTCTTTTGGGCCCCATAATATGTGTAACATATTCAATGATAAATATTCACTGTTGCACAACCAGACCACTGTTGCTATATACCAGACCTCTTCACTCAGACAAGCAGGGCAACTATCATTCAAGgtaaataaacaaaaataaaaatacaaaGTTTTATTATTTTCAATACTTAATTGTATATTATGCATGTTGATTTGTGGGGGTTCAGAACCGAGTTTCCCATTTTAAGGATGTTGCATTTTAAAGATACTCAAATTATATTACAATacaaaataaatttatatttggtACAGTACTAACACTATTACAGcctcaatttttttcttaaaaTGTAGTGTGTCAATGAATTACCAGTGTAGAGAAAATGAACTGTAGTAGGAAGCAGATTctataaaaccagcattgaatgtaatgaaatgccattttctgggtgagcccaggaggctccctggagctaaccgggctgatatgtatgtattagaccgtggcatcagtcGATAGAGTACTTGCCTACCGGGGATCACatggcagaacctggccccctctagagaggctagggaagcaatggcctatggaaaccctcccccccccatataattggaagcattccatttctgccatcgactgggggttGGCACCCAGAAAGTTAGGCATCACAAAACAAACTGCACAtggtaaacaaaaaattatttccaCCCTAAGACCAAACAGAGAAAACAGCTCCCAATTCTAAAACAAGCAACCATCACACCCCGTCAACGCATTGCCTGACTGTGCAGCTCCCCTGCCACGGGAGGGGAAATGGGGGTGGAGGTCCCGGATCTCTTGCGCTGGCATCCCCATTATTTAGTTCTGAAGGCTGAGCATCAAAAAGTATGCAAAAAACTGCCAACTGGAGGGAGGAAGGGTGCcggaagcctccggggctcaaccagaaaatggcgttcattatattcaatgctggttttctgtggggagtcccTTCGGTTTCCCAGAGCTACCTAATCAAAGAAAAATTAAAAGAGGGATTTATCCGGGAGGCAGCCACTactcgctcctcaactcaaagtcgagacaactggctgttgCCTGCAACCTGAAGCGCAAACTAGGGGCCAGGAACGTTGACTAGATAATGGGCGGCCAAAACCCTGCTCGACCTCCAAAATCCTcgtgcccaaatgtcagcccaagacatgttgccaaagaaggCAGCCAAAGCAGGACAGTTATGAACATCATGGGCTCGAGGATAAACTGCAGGCTGGCTACACCGAATAACCCTGAGGATGACCTGGAAGATCTGAGCCCTGGAACAAGAGATCAAACCTAATCGGTCAACCCAAAGCCCATCCCCAGCTACAGAGGCCGTGGCGCGCAAGTAATAGCAAAGAGCCGCAAATGGACACAGCACATTatacacccccggcctgaccaatccAAGGGCCCCTCCGGAAAGCCGCCGactcgttcttcgccagaaagAGAGAACCCGAACAAACctgccaccaggaccaaaagagcagaaatccCTGCACTGGAAGTaagcatgaagctccctgacctgacccccagaggccaatgccaacaggaagagCTTTAGAGAAACAATCCTGATCCAAAGGGGTCACCACCAACCtatgagaagagagaagagagcacccagtccaaagaccaggatggctcagcctgcgcatgagcaggccagaggtgaaacaacacacAAGAGAACAAGAGGTCCAAGTCCGGGAGTCTGTAAGTTTCGCAGAGTCAACTGAAGGAGCTGGTGTCA contains:
- the LOC138366718 gene encoding tigger transposable element-derived protein 7-like; the encoded protein is MCANADGTDRITCAIVGKSKKPRALLHCMDRLPVKYYNSKNAWFTQEIFLSWFHDVFCREVRAYQIKKLKIRPSEVRALLLLDNAPAHPRIDTLTSHDGKITCMALPPNTTSLIQPMDQGVICATKRLYTKKMLNKVLVVLPLPEDIELGVDNRAKKNLQNLKNYTIKEAIYNWAKVWSELKESILKNSWKKLLTSTVRNEEDEEMDFEGFTDEIHGMFRNAGKNLERQDVVDWFEQDANDPGYGVMSEDDILQSVTGEVDEEDEEPTPMTTKYSVLMTYVDGLINFSSNCAHPEVGNMYPYLRRTKELIIQLASEHRRQATLDSYMVGPTDTTPNKRSKANRGSAS